DNA sequence from the Ornithorhynchus anatinus isolate Pmale09 chromosome X4, mOrnAna1.pri.v4, whole genome shotgun sequence genome:
CCCTGGGCAGGGAGCGCAGAGGGACTCTACGCTCCATTGTCACCCATGGGGAGCTGAGCCTGGTCAGGGTCAGGAGCCCAGGCAGGGGTGTTCCTGCTCCAACACTAGCCTGCAAATCAGAGCTAGGTCAAGCCAAGCCCCttcgtctctccctccccataacCCTCTACTCTCTAACTTCTGTCCCCAGGTTGCCTAACTCCTGGCCTGATGGGAAGGCAAGTTTGGGGACTCTAGGGTAGACTGagagcccgcaatctcggtgtcatccttgactcgtccctctcgttcaccccacacatcctatccgttaccgagacctgccggtttcacctctacaatatcgccaagatccgccctttcctctccacccaaacggctaccttactattacgggctctcgttatatcccggctagactactgtgtcggccttctctctgacctcccttcctcctctctcgccccgctccggtctattcttcactctgctgcccggctcatcttcccgcagaaacgatctgggcatgtcactccccttcttaaacaactccagtggttgcctatcgacctccgctccaaacaaaaactcctcactctaggcttcaaggctctccatcaccttgccccttcctacctctcctcccttctctctttctaccgcccaccccgcacgctccgctcctctgccgcccacctcctcgccgtccctcggtctcgcctatcccgccgtcgacccccgggtcacgtcctcccgcggtcccggaacgccctccctcctcacctccgccaaactgattctctttccctcttcaaaaccttacttaaaaatcacctcctccaagaggcgttcccagactgagctcctcttccccctctactccctctgccatcccccctttacctctccgcagcttaagcctcattttccccttttccctctgctcctccacctctcccttcccatccccacagcactgtactcgtccgctcgactgtatatattttcgttaccctatttattttgttaatgaattgtacatcgcctcgattctatttagttgccattgtttttacgagatgttcctccccttgacgctgtttagtgccattgttctcgtctgtccgtctcccccgattagactgtaagcccgtcaaacggcagggactgtctctatctgttgccgacttgttcatcccaagcgcttagtacagtgctctgcacatagtaagcgctcaataaatactactattgaaaaGCGGGATTAGGGGCTCCCCGGAAGGTGGTGAGGAAGCGGGTCTGGGGGCtcctgggcagcagaggggaggtgggttTGGGGACTTCCTGGTGGAAGTGGGAAAGGCGGGTTTGGGGTCGGGGCTGCAAAGCAGGCAAAATGGATTTGGGGGCATACCTGACCCAGAGCTGTAGCAGGAAATTTCTGAGAAGAAGTCGTTCAGTCGCAGAAGGGTGCCTTCTTCCTCGCAGAACTGGGAGAAGGCACGTTGAGTCACTGGGTTGGAAGGACAGAAGGGTCCTGATCTGTGGCCACCGGTTCTGTCTgtcacccctccgccccctgccTGCTCACCGCGTGTCTGCCACCCATCCCCTGCctggcccccgccctccctccacctgtctgctgcccaGTCCCTGCCAGCCCCTGTCATCCTCTCCAGCCGCCAAGAGCCACTCCATTCCCggtagggaggtgggaggggaaggaagcgttTGGGGAGCCCAAGCACCTGCATTTGGACATATGCTTGGAATCCCCTGGGGAAGAGGAGCGATTGTCTAGCTTCCTCAGGAGTCAGGGAGTGGGGAGTGGCCTCCAGGCTCTGACTCCCCCCTCACCCCTGACCAATGACCCAGGCCTGCACAACCTACCAAGGCACCTGGCGATGAAGCAGGCGCTGAGCAgcaggacggggaccgtggcggCGGCCCATGGGCTCCACGGGGGGCAACAGCAACCTCGGCCTGcaggtgggacagaggctgttggGTTGCGGATGACTGGACCTCCTAGGTTTGGGGCCATTCCAGCCCAGGGTCCCCCCCACACTCAACCTTCCCTCTGACACAAGTAcacacccttccctcctcacagctgacATACTGGACATCAGACAGAGGTTTCATCATCGTCACCATTTCCATCATTTATGCATTTCTACTGGCTGCGGAACACTTTACTGGGTGCCTGTTGTGTGTGGAGTGCTTTGCtggttgtctgttgtgtgcagagtgctgggctaagcatgtgctgtgtgcagaacactatactgggtccctgctgtgtgcagagtgctgtgctgggtgctagctttgtgcagggcactggagagGAGTGGAAAATGGGTGCTGGGTCAGCACGGTGTGGGGTCACCCACAGGACCTTCACCCTAGAAGGCCAAGCTGCCTGGCCAGTCTGCACCCAGCACCCGtcaccccgtctctccctcctccccgcatccCCTCTACAGGCTCTCTGGGGGCTGGGAAGGCCCATATGTGGAGTGGTCCAAGGACCCCACACGGTTGCCCCTGGCCAGTCAGAGCCCGGAGCTGGATCTGCTGACCCCTCTAACTCCTTCTTGCCGCAAGCCTGGCCCTCTCCTTCAGCTCCACCTTTCTAactcacttagtatagtgctttcacacagtaagcacccaataaatacaattgaatgaatgaaagcactttttctgttctctctctcagtctTGTCACTTTCCCTGCACTCAGCTCTATTTCTCATCTCaagcctcattctcctcctctttctcctccctccctctccatcctcctcttcttcctccttctccatctcccaccctcctccttctcctccctccatttctcatcctcgtctttcttctctttcgctccctcctcctcctatctccctctccAACTCACCTAGGAGTCCGGAGAGTCGGGAAGGAAAATGTCCATTGAAATTCCGGTTTTGTGGTCCAGCTCCCTTGGGTGGGCTCATCCTGGCTGCCAAAGATAGAGTCTATCTGTCTGCCCGTCTGCCTGCCTGTTGTCTATCGGTGCCTCTCTCTCGGTCTTCCTTTGTCGTTTCCAGTGGGTCTCTGGCTCTGGCTCCCAGTCTTTCTCCTCCAAGGTACTGGACAGTGCTGGtctccagccccaggctctgCTCTCCGAGGGGTCCTGCGTGGCCAGCCGGGTGTCAGGAGCCCAGGGCTGAATTCCCCCACTTTCATAAGGAGGCACGAGGGGCCGGATAACCCAGCAGTCACAGTTTCCTGTCTTTGGGGCTGTACCCAAAGGGGAAATGGAGCAAGAGCTGGCAGACCCCACCCACACACAGAGGTTGGACAGGATTGGCCAAAGaccagcacttatacagtgcctggaagataataaacgtttaacaaataccataaaaaagggggaaactcacctctttccatttccccacaagaatttcccttcttccctatTTCAGAGATTGAGTCCCTCCTGGGTTGGTGAGTCGGATAAAGGCTAGCCCCGGGCAGCTTCACCCTGGGCAGACACCCTGGGACCCCTGGGAACCCCAAAGCTCacaactgtctgtctccccaaccccactGGACCGGCCCTTGAGCCGACCGCAACTTGTCCACCCGCATTAACGGCGGTTAAAAAGGCCTTCCGTGGAGACATCCCCAGACCAATCCCTTGCTCAGCCTGGAGGGCCGAGGGGATCGGTCATCCCTTCCTTTCAGTCCTCACTGCCACCTTGTCCCCCAACACCCCACCGCCACGGGGAAAGAGACCTCCATCTGAAGGGTGGAGGCTTCTCAGGCTTCTGGAGTCTTGAGCTCCCCTGGCTCCAAAGGCCTCCGGGGAGGCCAagaacttactacaatgctctgcacacaataagggctcaataaataccattcattgattaattgatcaattaaaaGCATTTTTATCATTCAAACATATACTTCTACAACATCTGAGTGTTATTTCcccatatgaagagggaaggcattccaggccagaggcaggatgtggatgaagggctggcagtgaggtagatgagatcaaggtacaggtaGTAcgttgcctgccacatagtaagtttttaacagataccattaaaaaaaagtgccacCTCCAGCTCCTCGAGCAGTTCCACCAACATCACTTATGGAACAGGACTCAAATATCAAATGGCGAGGCAAGGTCATGGACAGTGATGTTCTGGAACGGACTCAGCCTCCCAGCTTCGAAGCTctgctcacctcaacacagctttGCTGGGTAGGGGAAGTGAGAAGAATGAGTGAAAGTAGAAGACACAAACAGCTGCTGGATGGGGAACTGAAATTGAGAAACCAAAagtcaggagggcagaggaagcgtttcaataataataataataataatcgtggtgtttgttaagcgcttactgtgtgacaggcactgtacttagcgctgggttgggtacaagcaaatcgggttggacacagtctgaatcaacattttacatatgaggaaactgaggcacagagtagtgaaatgacttgctcacggtcacacagcagacaagtggcggagcctggattagaacacatgaccttctgactcccaggtccgcgctctatccgctatgccctgctgcttcccaggacaCGGTAAAACAAAGCATCAGACAGGAATGCATCCCAGGTGAAAACTGGAAGTCAGTGGCTGAGGATAGACCAATATGGTGTGCTGCTAAaaagaataattataatcataataactatgacatttgttaaagtgcttactatgtgccagcactgtactaaaagctgtagatgcaagatagccgggtcagacacagtctgtaataataataataataatgttggtatttgttaagcgcttactatgtgccgagcactgttctaagcgctggggtagacataggggaatcaggttgtcccacgtggggctcacagtcttaatccccattttacagatgagggaactgaggcacagagaagttaagtgacttgccctctgtcccatgtagggctcacagtcttaatccccattttacaggtgaggtaactgaggcccagagaagtgaagtgacttgcccaaggtcacacagcagacccgtggtggagctgggattaaaatacaggtcctctgactccccaggccatgctctttctgctaggccacgctgcttctcatggagagACAAGGCGCTGTGGCTAGTGAGGCACTGGGCACAGTGTGATGCAATGATATCTCGTGTCACGTGGAGATTCCATTAAAGCAAGTAGCCCAGGGTCATTGGGTTGAGCAGTTAGTCTGGCCCAGGCAGCTCTGGACCAATGCATCTAAACCCAGTGGAATCTCAGACAGAAGTAAGTTAAGTTATTTTGTGTTGAAATTGTGCTTTCGGCTCTTTGAGCACCGACTACTCAGTGGCTGCCTTTCGTTTGGCTCTTTTGCCCCAAAAGGTTCCCGATCCCTACTCGTCGTGTTAGAAGCAGAATTTTTGCCCTAAAAGTTTAATTGCAGAGCAAAATTAATTTATTGCCAGTTGACTAATCAACTGGTAGGAATAGTTTCTGTCCTCCTTGCAGAAATGAGGAAACATAATAGGGGGATGTGTCTCCCCACTTAGGAGAGAGTCAAGCCCAAAAAAGGAAAGGTTCTTTTCCTCTTTGATCTGCAGCTGCTGATCCTGTCCTGAAATGTCCCagtgagcctcctcctcctcctcctgcagctgaCAATGACTCCAACTGTGTCAACCCTGGAGCAACGTAACTCCAGGCAAAAGGAAAGATGACCACATAGCCAGCTCTGGATGTAGACTTTCCTCATCTATCTCTGTCCGTATAACGGCCTGAAATGTGCTCAGAACAGCTGTATCCACAAAAGCATACAGGGCGAGTTCTTTTGGCCCCTATAAACCTTCATTTAACCACTACTTATCTCTTCCGCTAAGATATACACACTCTCCTGCAGCAGTCATCGTAGACATGCCGGAAATGTATCTGGAATGAAGTAGTGAAGGGTTTAACCTTCACCCACTGCTCTAATCAGCTCCCTGACTGACACGGAGGTATCTGtcaatagcatcatcttcaaacctgaAGGGCAACTATAAATAGTGATGGCTCAGAATATGAGGGGAGGGAATATGCCCTGCTGGGAACATCTGGCAGGAAAAGTTCCTTGGAATGTTAAGTGCCCCAGCAACCGGGCCTGGTAGGTCTCCTGCAAACATGGAACCACATaagactttccactaggctacgcgaACTACTCAtaacccaccctccttcccctggcTCTTGAGAAGGAAACCCAAAGGTCAAGCTAGTAGGAATCACAAACAGCCTGGACTACTGGAAAGCGCAgtaccttgggagtcagaggacctagattgtAATCTGGGCTCCAACCctagctgttgtgtgaccttgggtgggtcacttaactgctctgggcctctgttttcccctctataaaatggagattaaatacctgttctatcttCCCCTAGGACTGGAAGCCCTGCATTAGACAGGGATCGCATCCAATCTGCTAatgttatatctactccagcacttagcacagtgcttgactctaaggaaggccttaacaaatgccccaattcttATTAATGGTAGGGAAACTGAATAGAAAAACTTGGATTATTTTGTGGTGAAATTATAATGGTGACAACACAGCTATCAGCTTATTTCCCGGAATGATTCTGAGTTCTGGGGTCCCCGGACCCACGATCTCAAGCCGGCACCCCACCTGCCCACTCCCGAGCAAAGATCCTGCTTCTGAGATCCTAACCaacctctccccagctcctcatTCAAAGCCTACCTCCCAGATGGTCTTTCTCTGCAGAGCCGGAAGGCCGACGATCTGCTTGCCCGAGTCGCGACACCTGTCACGGTCTGGGCAATTCCAAAAtcaccagaccacgctgcctcaGACTCAGCCTGCTTTCCCCTCTGTTTTCTCCAACTCCTCTTATTTCCCAAATTCTGCCAGCAAAGCACAATGGGGGCGTCCCGTCGGGCCATTTTTCCAGCAGACACTCGGCAAGGTGGAGTTGCCTCCTTTTGTCCTTGGATCCTGGATCTGGGCTGTTCTTTGCCCAGCTGCCAAGTGTCCCAAGCTTGGGAATTCTCCAACCAGCTGCTGCCAGGGGTGGCCAGGTAATAAATGGCCCCAGAAACAAAGGAAAGAAGATCATTGGCCTTTTCTCTATTGAACCTTctgaacgcttaatacagtgttcaacacacagtaaatgttcagtaaagaccactgctggattgactgattaaggatTGGAGACACACTGACCTGCAGAAAGTGCACAAGGCTCTAAAGTCACTTCCAAGAGGCTCAGGATGCTACTGGACGTGGCTCAAGCAAGTGGCCTGTGGCTAACTCCCTGCAACTTGAGGAGGTTgtaacctcaatcaatcagtcaatatttattgaccacattCTTTgagaagagcactgcactgagcacttgggagagtacagtacacttgTTAGGCATGATCtgcaccctcaaggaatttacagtctaaatgagggagacagtaAAATTAATTACAAGTAGGGAAAGCAACtgggtataaggatgtgtacatgtgTTAGAATGCGGCCGGGGCGGGAATGGGAGGTGGTGACAggactacctaagtgcttaaaggatggGACTGAGTGCAGGGGAAAAGCAGTTTGGAGGGGACAGAGGATAGACCCGAAGGGATGAGGAAAGTAGGGGTGAGGGGGCCAAGCAGTGGCAGGGCAGAAACTGGAAAGAAAGCACAATCTGTGGGTTTTATTGGGGGGTTTCAGTCCAGCCCTGTGGGGAAAGGCCCATCAGTAGACACGGTCAGTGCCAGGGCCTAGGGTGTGGGTCTTCAATGACTGGCAgcggtgatgatgatggcggctGCCCCCGTGGAGCAGGAAGTGCTGGATGCTgtacaagaagaagaagatgcaGGCAAGGATGATGACCCCAGACAGTGTGGCCAAGAGGATAACCGACATGAGCTTCTCTGCCGTGCCCATGAGCTCGCAGCGCAGGGGGCCCGGGCAGCGCGCTGTGTGGCACCAGATGGACCCCCGGGACACCAGCGGTCGGTGGTTCCTCAGCAGCACCACCAGGAAGGTCAGCTGCACCAGCAACTGCAGCAGGAAATAGGCCAGGTAGGTGGCCAGCAGCGTCTTCTCCCGGTGCAAGTTGATGACCGTCGTCTTCTGGTAGAGCGAGGCCTCCTGGATGGCGGTCAGTGAGCCTGTCTCTTCGTCCTCCCCGGGCACCCCCGGCCCGAGCCCCTGCAGGCCTTGTGCCTGCTGGTGCAGCATCTGCACGACCAAGAATTCCATGGCCAGAAAGATGGATAGGAAGAGGAAGCCCACCAGGTGCCAAACCCCCAGGACAGCCTGGTTGAAGTGGCTCTCGAAGCACTCGGCCAGGCAGGCGGCCGACGGGTCCCCGTGGCACTGGAAGTCGCTGGCCAGGTCCTCCCAGGACACCTGGCCCACATACACGATGCACACATAGAGCCCCACCAAGCAGAACCACAGCCTCCGGCCGATGTAGTAGCTGGTGGGGTCGGCTGTCATGGTCCGGATGAAGGGCTCCAGGCCCCCGACCTGCTTGCTGGCCATTGTGGAGACAACGGGCAGCCACAACAGGCAGCAGCgacgggagggaggcgggcggcagGATGGGGGTCGCCAAGGACAGGAGGATGGCAGGGAGCAGCACCTGCTGAGTCAGctgttgaaggtgggaagagacagagagacacatagaatacagagacagagagacacagagagagcaaGGCGGAGATAGAACGAGaacgagagagacagaaacacaggcagggagacagatagagacagagagatggagaggcagagagagacagagagggatggagagacagagtgggaggcagagagacaaagacatAGGATGACAGGGCCAGAGTgatagagagacacagaaagggaGCCAGTGAGGGacaaagggatggagagacagagtcgagagacaaagagataaagacagcaatagagagagcagtgaggaaagtgggagatagagacagagagaaacagaagggaaaaagaTACAGATAGGGATTGGTGAGAGAGTGAGTCTCctttaatcgatcatatttattgggcgcttacggtgtgcagtgtactgtactaagctcttttccGTCTATGGTCTGGCCCAGGATCTCCCTGTCCTGATACTGGctcataagctcctcgaggacaggggcCTTTATCTTTGACTTttgtggtaccctcccaagcgctccagAAGGccagctctgcccacggtgagtgccAGCCCAACACCCCGGGACACTGGGGGGCCGATACCACGGGGCAGAGACGGTCCTTGAGGCTTGGGGTGGTTGATGACCTAAAGGGGTGGACGAGAGCAGAGACCTAAAGGGTCCGGTCTCCGACAGATAAAAAAAAGTGGGCTCGCCAGATCCCAAAGGGACAGAGTCGAAGCCGGAAGGAGACAATGTTACCGGAGCCCCGCGGCTGCGGGGGTTTGTGCGTTGCGGCGGAGAGCGGGGAGGgagtaggcagggaaggccttccGGAGGAGGAGGTCTTTAGGAAGTTTTGGTTGGCTGGAGGATCTACTAGATCGGTTCCCTGAGGGCTCGGGTCCCTGTTACGCCGAGAGCTCCCGAGGCCGGAGTTTCTGGTCTTccgcaaaggcggggagggggcagagacaagTCCAGGCTGGCCT
Encoded proteins:
- the LOC114807802 gene encoding uncharacterized protein LOC114807802, with protein sequence MASKQVGGLEPFIRTMTADPTSYYIGRRLWFCLVGLYVCIVYVGQVSWEDLASDFQCHGDPSAACLAECFESHFNQAVLGVWHLVGFLFLSIFLAMEFLVVQMLHQQAQGLQGLGPGVPGEDEETGSLTAIQEASLYQKTTVINLHREKTLLATYLAYFLLQLLVQLTFLVVLLRNHRPLVSRGSIWCHTARCPGPLRCELMGTAEKLMSVILLATLSGVIILACIFFFLYSIQHFLLHGGSRHHHHRCQSLKTHTLGPGTDRVY